One window of Marmota flaviventris isolate mMarFla1 chromosome 5, mMarFla1.hap1, whole genome shotgun sequence genomic DNA carries:
- the Rnf44 gene encoding RING finger protein 44 isoform X1 has protein sequence MRPWALAVTRWPPSIPVGQRRFSAGPSSTPGQLWGSPSHEGPLASPPAQDERLPSQQPLPRPPHLFLEEHRASAPAGGSPRMLHPATQQSPFMVDLHEQVHQGPVPLSYTVTTVTTQGFPLPTSQHIPGCSAQQLPACSVMFSGQHYPLCCLPPPQLIQACTMQQLPVPYQTYPHLISSDHYILHPPPPAPPPQPAHMAPLGQFVSLQTQHPRMPLQRLDNDVDLRGEQHPLGGFTYSTSAPGPALSPSVPLHYLPHDPLHQELSFGMSYSHMVPRRLSTQRYRLQQPLPPPPPPPPPAPYYPSFLPYFLSMLPMSPTAMGPTISLDLDVDDVEMENYEALLNLAERLGDAKPRGLTKADIEQLPSYRFNPDSHQSEQTLCVVCFSDFEARQLLRVLPCNHEFHTKCVDKWLKANRTCPICRADASEVPREAE, from the exons ATGCGACCATGGGCTCTGGCAGTGACTAGGTGGCCACCCTCTATCCCTGTGGGTCAGCGGCGATTCTCTGCAGGACCTAGCAGCACTCCAGGCCAGCTCTGGGGAAG CCCCAGCCACGAGGGCCCCCTGGCCAGCCCACCTGCCCAGGATGAGCGCTTACCCTCCCAGCAGCCGCTGCCCCGACCACCACACCTCTTCTTAGAGGAGCACCGAGCCTCGGCTCCTGCCGGCGGGAGCCCACGAATGCTGCACCCAGCCACCCAGCAGAGCCCGTTCATGGTTGATCTCCACGAACAG GTGCACCAGGGACCTGTCCCTCTGTCCTACACAGTCACCACAGTGACCACCCAAGGCTTCCCCTTGCCTACAAGCCAACACATCCCTGGCTGCAGTGCCCAGCAGCTCCCAGCATGCTCCGTGATGTTCAGTGGGCAGCACTACCCCCTCTGCTGCCTCCCACCCCCG CAGCTGATCCAGGCGTGCACCATGCAACAGCTCCCTGTGCCCTACCAGACCTACCCCCACCTCATCTCCAGTGACCACTACATCCTGCACCCGCCACCGCCAGCCCCTCCACCCCAGCCCGCCCACATGGCGCCTCTTGGGCAGTTTGTATCACTGCAGACCCAGCACCCCCGTATG CCCTTGCAGCGGCTCGATAATGATGTAGACCTGCGTGGGGAACAGCACCCCTTGGGTGGCTTCACTTATTCCACctctgccccaggcccagccttATCCCCCTCAGTACCCCTACACTACCTGCCCCATGATCCATTGCACCAGGAGCTGTCTTTTGGGATG TCATATTCCCACATGGTGCCACGAAGACTGAGCACCCAGAGATACCGCCTGCAACAGCCACTGCCCccaccgccaccgccaccgccgcCAGCACCTTATTACCCAAGCTTCCTGCCCTACTTCCT CTCGATGCTGCCAATGTCACCAACAGCGATGGGGCCCACCATCAGCCTGGATCTGGATGTGGATGATGTGGAAATGGAGAACTATGAG GCCCTTCTGAACCTGGCCGAGCGGCTGGGAGATGCCAAGCCCAGAGGCCTCACCAAAGCAGACATAGAGCAGCTCCCATCTTACCGCTTTAACCCAGACAGCCATCAGTCAGAGCAGACACT GTGTGTGGTCTGCTTCAGTGACTTTGAGGCGCGGCAGCTACTCCGAGTCCTCCCCTGCAACCATGAGTTCCATACCAAGTGTGTCGACAAGTGGTTGAAG GCTAACCGGACATGTCCCATTTGCCGAGCTGATGCCTCCGAGGTGCCCAGGGAGGCTGAGTGA
- the Rnf44 gene encoding RING finger protein 44 isoform X2, translating to MRPWALAVTRWPPSIPVGQRRFSAGPSSTPGQLWGSPSHEGPLASPPAQDERLPSQQPLPRPPHLFLEEHRASAPAGGSPRMLHPATQQSPFMVDLHEQVHQGPVPLSYTVTTVTTQGFPLPTSQHIPGCSAQQLPACSVMFSGQHYPLCCLPPPLIQACTMQQLPVPYQTYPHLISSDHYILHPPPPAPPPQPAHMAPLGQFVSLQTQHPRMPLQRLDNDVDLRGEQHPLGGFTYSTSAPGPALSPSVPLHYLPHDPLHQELSFGMSYSHMVPRRLSTQRYRLQQPLPPPPPPPPPAPYYPSFLPYFLSMLPMSPTAMGPTISLDLDVDDVEMENYEALLNLAERLGDAKPRGLTKADIEQLPSYRFNPDSHQSEQTLCVVCFSDFEARQLLRVLPCNHEFHTKCVDKWLKANRTCPICRADASEVPREAE from the exons ATGCGACCATGGGCTCTGGCAGTGACTAGGTGGCCACCCTCTATCCCTGTGGGTCAGCGGCGATTCTCTGCAGGACCTAGCAGCACTCCAGGCCAGCTCTGGGGAAG CCCCAGCCACGAGGGCCCCCTGGCCAGCCCACCTGCCCAGGATGAGCGCTTACCCTCCCAGCAGCCGCTGCCCCGACCACCACACCTCTTCTTAGAGGAGCACCGAGCCTCGGCTCCTGCCGGCGGGAGCCCACGAATGCTGCACCCAGCCACCCAGCAGAGCCCGTTCATGGTTGATCTCCACGAACAG GTGCACCAGGGACCTGTCCCTCTGTCCTACACAGTCACCACAGTGACCACCCAAGGCTTCCCCTTGCCTACAAGCCAACACATCCCTGGCTGCAGTGCCCAGCAGCTCCCAGCATGCTCCGTGATGTTCAGTGGGCAGCACTACCCCCTCTGCTGCCTCCCACCCCCG CTGATCCAGGCGTGCACCATGCAACAGCTCCCTGTGCCCTACCAGACCTACCCCCACCTCATCTCCAGTGACCACTACATCCTGCACCCGCCACCGCCAGCCCCTCCACCCCAGCCCGCCCACATGGCGCCTCTTGGGCAGTTTGTATCACTGCAGACCCAGCACCCCCGTATG CCCTTGCAGCGGCTCGATAATGATGTAGACCTGCGTGGGGAACAGCACCCCTTGGGTGGCTTCACTTATTCCACctctgccccaggcccagccttATCCCCCTCAGTACCCCTACACTACCTGCCCCATGATCCATTGCACCAGGAGCTGTCTTTTGGGATG TCATATTCCCACATGGTGCCACGAAGACTGAGCACCCAGAGATACCGCCTGCAACAGCCACTGCCCccaccgccaccgccaccgccgcCAGCACCTTATTACCCAAGCTTCCTGCCCTACTTCCT CTCGATGCTGCCAATGTCACCAACAGCGATGGGGCCCACCATCAGCCTGGATCTGGATGTGGATGATGTGGAAATGGAGAACTATGAG GCCCTTCTGAACCTGGCCGAGCGGCTGGGAGATGCCAAGCCCAGAGGCCTCACCAAAGCAGACATAGAGCAGCTCCCATCTTACCGCTTTAACCCAGACAGCCATCAGTCAGAGCAGACACT GTGTGTGGTCTGCTTCAGTGACTTTGAGGCGCGGCAGCTACTCCGAGTCCTCCCCTGCAACCATGAGTTCCATACCAAGTGTGTCGACAAGTGGTTGAAG GCTAACCGGACATGTCCCATTTGCCGAGCTGATGCCTCCGAGGTGCCCAGGGAGGCTGAGTGA
- the Rnf44 gene encoding RING finger protein 44 isoform X3, whose protein sequence is MLHPATQQSPFMVDLHEQVHQGPVPLSYTVTTVTTQGFPLPTSQHIPGCSAQQLPACSVMFSGQHYPLCCLPPPQLIQACTMQQLPVPYQTYPHLISSDHYILHPPPPAPPPQPAHMAPLGQFVSLQTQHPRMPLQRLDNDVDLRGEQHPLGGFTYSTSAPGPALSPSVPLHYLPHDPLHQELSFGMSYSHMVPRRLSTQRYRLQQPLPPPPPPPPPAPYYPSFLPYFLSMLPMSPTAMGPTISLDLDVDDVEMENYEALLNLAERLGDAKPRGLTKADIEQLPSYRFNPDSHQSEQTLCVVCFSDFEARQLLRVLPCNHEFHTKCVDKWLKANRTCPICRADASEVPREAE, encoded by the exons ATGCTGCACCCAGCCACCCAGCAGAGCCCGTTCATGGTTGATCTCCACGAACAG GTGCACCAGGGACCTGTCCCTCTGTCCTACACAGTCACCACAGTGACCACCCAAGGCTTCCCCTTGCCTACAAGCCAACACATCCCTGGCTGCAGTGCCCAGCAGCTCCCAGCATGCTCCGTGATGTTCAGTGGGCAGCACTACCCCCTCTGCTGCCTCCCACCCCCG CAGCTGATCCAGGCGTGCACCATGCAACAGCTCCCTGTGCCCTACCAGACCTACCCCCACCTCATCTCCAGTGACCACTACATCCTGCACCCGCCACCGCCAGCCCCTCCACCCCAGCCCGCCCACATGGCGCCTCTTGGGCAGTTTGTATCACTGCAGACCCAGCACCCCCGTATG CCCTTGCAGCGGCTCGATAATGATGTAGACCTGCGTGGGGAACAGCACCCCTTGGGTGGCTTCACTTATTCCACctctgccccaggcccagccttATCCCCCTCAGTACCCCTACACTACCTGCCCCATGATCCATTGCACCAGGAGCTGTCTTTTGGGATG TCATATTCCCACATGGTGCCACGAAGACTGAGCACCCAGAGATACCGCCTGCAACAGCCACTGCCCccaccgccaccgccaccgccgcCAGCACCTTATTACCCAAGCTTCCTGCCCTACTTCCT CTCGATGCTGCCAATGTCACCAACAGCGATGGGGCCCACCATCAGCCTGGATCTGGATGTGGATGATGTGGAAATGGAGAACTATGAG GCCCTTCTGAACCTGGCCGAGCGGCTGGGAGATGCCAAGCCCAGAGGCCTCACCAAAGCAGACATAGAGCAGCTCCCATCTTACCGCTTTAACCCAGACAGCCATCAGTCAGAGCAGACACT GTGTGTGGTCTGCTTCAGTGACTTTGAGGCGCGGCAGCTACTCCGAGTCCTCCCCTGCAACCATGAGTTCCATACCAAGTGTGTCGACAAGTGGTTGAAG GCTAACCGGACATGTCCCATTTGCCGAGCTGATGCCTCCGAGGTGCCCAGGGAGGCTGAGTGA